The following proteins are co-located in the Verrucomicrobiota bacterium genome:
- the htpG gene encoding molecular chaperone HtpG, translating into MSEAKPETREFQAEVKQLLDIVVHSLYTDREIFIRELVSNASDALEKLRHLQLTEKNVFDDGLESEINVSTDDQAGTITFQDFGLGMDREELVENLGTIAHSGSKTFLKALQEGGSKNENLIGQFGVGFYSVFMVAKEVKFYTHSWKPDSQGYCWTSDGSGTYEIEESEGQRRGAKIVIYLKDDHKEFAKADRVKGVLENYSAFVPFPLNLNGDKINTVGALWLKSASEITEEEYKDFYKFQAHAFDEPRFWLHFTADAPLEIHSLLFAPQQNMEQFGFGRMEPGVSLYCRKVLIDRNPEGLLPEWMRFVRGVVDSADLPLNISRESMQDSSVIRKLSKVLTRRFLKLLGEKDKKDPDAFKDFYANFSQYLKEGVVSDASHREDLSKLLRYESSLTDSSKQTGFADYVSRMGEDQKEIYYLFGSGRSGIESGPYLEAFVSRGIEVLFVTDPIDEFVMSHLAEFDGKKLVSADREDIELPDSPEEQTEALDREEGEALSKWVKEKLGDQVSDVVMSKRLTDSPAVVLNADSAMSANMRRVMKAMNQDGPELPETPVRFELNPQHTLVKKVASLRSDDENLAGLIAEQLFAGARLSAGLEDDSSKVVKGMNEVLSALLER; encoded by the coding sequence ATGAGCGAAGCAAAACCCGAAACCCGTGAATTCCAAGCTGAGGTCAAGCAACTCCTTGATATCGTGGTCCACTCTCTCTACACGGACCGTGAAATCTTTATTCGTGAGCTGGTCTCAAATGCCTCGGACGCCCTTGAAAAATTGAGACACCTGCAGCTCACCGAAAAGAACGTGTTTGACGACGGCCTCGAGTCGGAAATCAACGTATCGACTGACGATCAGGCGGGAACGATTACCTTCCAGGACTTTGGATTGGGAATGGATCGCGAAGAGCTTGTTGAAAATCTTGGGACGATCGCGCATTCCGGCTCGAAAACATTTCTCAAAGCCTTGCAGGAAGGTGGTTCCAAGAACGAAAACCTGATCGGCCAGTTCGGGGTCGGTTTCTACAGCGTCTTCATGGTTGCGAAGGAAGTGAAGTTCTACACCCACTCCTGGAAGCCCGACTCGCAGGGATACTGCTGGACCAGTGATGGTTCCGGGACCTACGAAATCGAAGAGTCGGAAGGCCAGCGTCGTGGTGCCAAGATCGTCATTTACCTGAAAGACGACCACAAGGAGTTCGCGAAAGCAGACCGCGTTAAAGGGGTTCTGGAGAACTACTCTGCTTTTGTTCCCTTCCCCCTCAACCTAAACGGCGACAAGATCAACACAGTTGGAGCTCTTTGGCTGAAGAGTGCCTCTGAGATCACCGAGGAAGAGTACAAAGACTTCTACAAATTTCAGGCTCATGCGTTCGATGAACCGAGGTTCTGGCTCCACTTCACAGCAGACGCTCCACTGGAAATCCACTCACTCCTTTTTGCCCCCCAGCAGAACATGGAACAATTCGGCTTCGGACGCATGGAGCCGGGTGTATCTCTCTACTGCCGAAAGGTCCTGATTGATCGCAACCCAGAGGGCCTCCTTCCGGAGTGGATGCGCTTTGTGCGCGGAGTTGTCGACAGCGCGGATCTCCCTCTCAATATCTCCCGTGAATCCATGCAAGACAGCTCGGTGATCCGGAAACTGAGCAAGGTTTTAACCCGCCGCTTCCTCAAACTACTCGGGGAAAAAGACAAGAAGGACCCAGACGCCTTCAAGGACTTTTACGCCAACTTCAGCCAATACTTGAAGGAAGGTGTCGTATCCGACGCGAGCCATCGCGAGGATCTCTCCAAGCTTCTTCGTTACGAATCCTCACTCACCGACTCAAGTAAGCAAACGGGATTTGCGGATTATGTGAGTCGAATGGGGGAAGACCAAAAAGAGATCTACTACCTCTTCGGCTCTGGACGTTCGGGTATCGAATCGGGTCCCTACCTGGAAGCGTTTGTATCGAGAGGTATCGAAGTCCTCTTTGTTACCGATCCGATTGACGAGTTCGTCATGTCCCACTTGGCCGAGTTTGACGGGAAAAAGCTGGTCTCGGCTGACCGCGAAGACATCGAACTGCCCGACAGCCCGGAAGAGCAGACCGAAGCGCTCGACCGAGAAGAAGGCGAAGCGTTGAGCAAGTGGGTGAAGGAGAAATTGGGAGATCAGGTCAGTGACGTCGTTATGAGCAAGCGGTTGACCGACAGTCCCGCCGTTGTTCTAAACGCCGATAGCGCAATGAGCGCCAACATGCGCCGGGTGATGAAAGCAATGAATCAGGACGGACCCGAGCTTCCCGAGACACCCGTCCGATTCGAGCTCAACCCGCAGCATACTCTTGTTAAAAAAGTCGCAAGCCTTCGCTCGGATGATGAGAACTTGGCTGGCTTAATCGCCGAGCAACTGTTTGCGGGGGCTCGGCTAAGCGCAGGCCTCGAGGACGACTCCAGCAAAGTAGTCAAAGGGATGAACGAGGTACTTAGTGCCTTGCTCGAGCGGTAG
- the deoC gene encoding deoxyribose-phosphate aldolase translates to MLRSLTEIASSLDVTNLKLDATSGDIEDLCHEALANSVAAVCVYPNSVPICRKILGSGEVGLATVIGFPSGRYSTRSKATEIDEVAARGASEVDIVIDYSALIAGETSAVAKEISDLAAVCRKVGLISKFIVETCYLDREQKLQALSFCEDAGANFIKTSTGFGGSGAKLEDVQLWATSLRSADLKIKASGGIRTRKQVRDFLDAGASRVGLRSAKTVLSGEGKGDSQ, encoded by the coding sequence ATGCTCAGGTCTCTCACGGAGATCGCGTCCAGCTTGGACGTGACCAATCTGAAGCTCGATGCCACGTCAGGGGATATCGAAGATCTTTGTCATGAAGCTCTCGCCAACAGTGTTGCGGCCGTCTGTGTCTACCCGAACAGCGTCCCGATCTGCCGGAAGATTCTTGGCTCTGGCGAGGTTGGCCTAGCGACGGTAATCGGTTTTCCCAGCGGCCGTTACTCGACTCGCTCCAAGGCGACAGAAATTGATGAGGTCGCTGCAAGAGGTGCGTCGGAGGTTGACATCGTGATCGACTACTCCGCTTTGATTGCCGGTGAGACGTCTGCAGTTGCCAAAGAAATTTCGGACCTAGCCGCAGTCTGCAGAAAGGTAGGGCTCATTTCTAAATTTATCGTCGAAACCTGCTATTTGGATCGTGAACAAAAACTTCAGGCACTCTCCTTCTGCGAAGATGCAGGCGCGAACTTCATAAAGACTTCAACCGGTTTCGGTGGATCGGGCGCTAAGCTAGAAGATGTTCAGCTCTGGGCAACATCACTTCGGTCAGCAGATCTGAAAATCAAGGCAAGTGGGGGCATACGCACGCGAAAGCAAGTTCGGGATTTTCTTGACGCCGGGGCCTCACGCGTTGGGCTCCGATCAGCGAAGACGGTTTTGTCTGGAGAGGGTAAAGGTGACAGCCAGTGA